Proteins found in one Salvia splendens isolate huo1 chromosome 10, SspV2, whole genome shotgun sequence genomic segment:
- the LOC121750399 gene encoding probable protein phosphatase 2C 57 isoform X4 produces the protein MEGTRVIVNNADDDREKCSSGDGRPPIPDSLCGRGAYRHCLDSGGTPPLRTKVRSRVPDISAEPRRFNGDDGVTEYVPLLRSGAWADVGSRSSMEDAYVCADNMMNDYGLNGSSDMPSAFYGVFDGHGGKHAADFVCHNLPRFIVEDGDFPQDIDRVLSSAFLQTDAAFAEACSTDEDLASGTTALAALVIGRSLVVANAGDCRAVLCRRGKAIEMSRDHKPVCLRERLRIEASGGHVYDGYLNGQLNVARALGDWHMEGLKGEDGGPLTAVPELMTTKLTEEDEFLIIGCDGLWDVFMSQNAVDFARRRLQEHNDPSMCSKDLVDEALKRKSGDNLSVVVVCFHPEPPPNLVVPRGRVHRSISAEGLKELQGFLDDLDI, from the exons ATGGAAGGCACTAGGGTGATTGTCAACAATGCTGATGATGACAGAGAAAAGTGCAGCTCCGGAGACGGGCGGCCGCCGATTCCGGACTCTCTATGCGGCCGGGGGGCCTACCGACACTGCCTGGACTCAGGCGGCACGCCGCCTTTGAGAACTAAG GTGAGGAGCAGAGTACCAGATATTTCAGCTGAACCAAGAAGATTTAATGGAGATGATGGTGTTACTGAATATGTCCCCCTTCTCCGATCAGGAGCATGGGCGGATGTTGGCTCTCGCTCGAGCATGGAAGATGCATATGTTTGTGCAGACAACATGATGAATGACTATGGTTTAAATGGTTCTAGTGACATGCCTAGTGCTTTCTATGGG GTTTTTGATGGACATGGAGGAAAACATGCTGCTGACTTTGTGTGCCATAATTTGCCAAGGTTTATTGTCGAGGATGGGGATTTTCCGCAGGATATTGATAGAGTTCTGTCATCAGCATTTTTACAAACGGATGCTGCTTTTGCAGAAGCTTGCTCCACAGATGAAGATCTTGCTTCAGGCACCACTGCTTTAGCAGCTCTAGTAATTGGGAG GTCACTGGTGGTGGCCAATGCCGGAGACTGCAGAGCAGTGCTCTGTCGAAGGGGTAAAGCAATTGAGATGTCAAGAGATCACAAACCTGTTTGCTTGAGGGAAAGGCTTCGTATAGAAGCCTCAGGAGGTCATGTATACGATGGCTATCTCAACGGGCAGCTCAACGTTGCTCGTGCATTGGGTGATTGGCACATGGAAGGACTGAAAGGTGAAGATGGCGGACCACTTACAGCAGTGCCTGAGCTCATGACCACGAAGCTCACTGAAGAAGACGAGTTTCTCATCATAGGGTGTGACGGCCTGTGGGACGTGTTTATGAGCCAAAACGCAGTGGATTTTGCTCGTAGAAGACTCCAGGAGCACAATGACCCATCGATGTGCAGCAAGGATCTTGTGGACGAGGCTTTGAAACGAAAGAGTGGAGATAATTTATCGGTTGTTGTGGTCTGCTTCCATCCTGAGCCACCACCCAATTTGGTAGTCCCTCGCGGAAGAGTGCACCGGAGCATCTCCGCTGAAGGTTTGAAGGAGTTGCAGGGCTTCTTGGATGACTTAGATATTTGA
- the LOC121750399 gene encoding probable protein phosphatase 2C 57 isoform X2: MEGTRVIVNNADDDREKCSSGDGRPPIPDSLCGRGAYRHCLDSGGTPPLRTKVLVRHPSLVRSRVPDISAEPRRFNGDDGVTEYVPLLRSGAWADVGSRSSMEDAYVCADNMMNDYGLNGSSDMPSAFYGVFDGHGGKHAADFVCHNLPRFIVEDGDFPQDIDRVLSSAFLQTDAAFAEACSTDEDLASGTTALAALVIGRSLVVANAGDCRAVLCRRGKAIEMSRDHKPVCLRERLRIEASGGHVYDGYLNGQLNVARALGDWHMEGLKGEDGGPLTAVPELMTTKLTEEDEFLIIGCDGLWDVFMSQNAVDFARRRLQEHNDPSMCSKDLVDEALKRKSGDNLSVVVVCFHPEPPPNLVVPRGRVHRSISAEGLKELQGFLDDLDI, encoded by the exons ATGGAAGGCACTAGGGTGATTGTCAACAATGCTGATGATGACAGAGAAAAGTGCAGCTCCGGAGACGGGCGGCCGCCGATTCCGGACTCTCTATGCGGCCGGGGGGCCTACCGACACTGCCTGGACTCAGGCGGCACGCCGCCTTTGAGAACTAAGGTCCTTGTTCGCCACCCCTCTTTG GTGAGGAGCAGAGTACCAGATATTTCAGCTGAACCAAGAAGATTTAATGGAGATGATGGTGTTACTGAATATGTCCCCCTTCTCCGATCAGGAGCATGGGCGGATGTTGGCTCTCGCTCGAGCATGGAAGATGCATATGTTTGTGCAGACAACATGATGAATGACTATGGTTTAAATGGTTCTAGTGACATGCCTAGTGCTTTCTATGGG GTTTTTGATGGACATGGAGGAAAACATGCTGCTGACTTTGTGTGCCATAATTTGCCAAGGTTTATTGTCGAGGATGGGGATTTTCCGCAGGATATTGATAGAGTTCTGTCATCAGCATTTTTACAAACGGATGCTGCTTTTGCAGAAGCTTGCTCCACAGATGAAGATCTTGCTTCAGGCACCACTGCTTTAGCAGCTCTAGTAATTGGGAG GTCACTGGTGGTGGCCAATGCCGGAGACTGCAGAGCAGTGCTCTGTCGAAGGGGTAAAGCAATTGAGATGTCAAGAGATCACAAACCTGTTTGCTTGAGGGAAAGGCTTCGTATAGAAGCCTCAGGAGGTCATGTATACGATGGCTATCTCAACGGGCAGCTCAACGTTGCTCGTGCATTGGGTGATTGGCACATGGAAGGACTGAAAGGTGAAGATGGCGGACCACTTACAGCAGTGCCTGAGCTCATGACCACGAAGCTCACTGAAGAAGACGAGTTTCTCATCATAGGGTGTGACGGCCTGTGGGACGTGTTTATGAGCCAAAACGCAGTGGATTTTGCTCGTAGAAGACTCCAGGAGCACAATGACCCATCGATGTGCAGCAAGGATCTTGTGGACGAGGCTTTGAAACGAAAGAGTGGAGATAATTTATCGGTTGTTGTGGTCTGCTTCCATCCTGAGCCACCACCCAATTTGGTAGTCCCTCGCGGAAGAGTGCACCGGAGCATCTCCGCTGAAGGTTTGAAGGAGTTGCAGGGCTTCTTGGATGACTTAGATATTTGA
- the LOC121750399 gene encoding probable protein phosphatase 2C 57 isoform X1: protein MEGTRVIVNNADDDREKCSSGDGRPPIPDSLCGRGAYRHCLDSGGTPPLRTKVLVRHPSLQVRSRVPDISAEPRRFNGDDGVTEYVPLLRSGAWADVGSRSSMEDAYVCADNMMNDYGLNGSSDMPSAFYGVFDGHGGKHAADFVCHNLPRFIVEDGDFPQDIDRVLSSAFLQTDAAFAEACSTDEDLASGTTALAALVIGRSLVVANAGDCRAVLCRRGKAIEMSRDHKPVCLRERLRIEASGGHVYDGYLNGQLNVARALGDWHMEGLKGEDGGPLTAVPELMTTKLTEEDEFLIIGCDGLWDVFMSQNAVDFARRRLQEHNDPSMCSKDLVDEALKRKSGDNLSVVVVCFHPEPPPNLVVPRGRVHRSISAEGLKELQGFLDDLDI from the exons ATGGAAGGCACTAGGGTGATTGTCAACAATGCTGATGATGACAGAGAAAAGTGCAGCTCCGGAGACGGGCGGCCGCCGATTCCGGACTCTCTATGCGGCCGGGGGGCCTACCGACACTGCCTGGACTCAGGCGGCACGCCGCCTTTGAGAACTAAGGTCCTTGTTCGCCACCCCTCTTTG CAGGTGAGGAGCAGAGTACCAGATATTTCAGCTGAACCAAGAAGATTTAATGGAGATGATGGTGTTACTGAATATGTCCCCCTTCTCCGATCAGGAGCATGGGCGGATGTTGGCTCTCGCTCGAGCATGGAAGATGCATATGTTTGTGCAGACAACATGATGAATGACTATGGTTTAAATGGTTCTAGTGACATGCCTAGTGCTTTCTATGGG GTTTTTGATGGACATGGAGGAAAACATGCTGCTGACTTTGTGTGCCATAATTTGCCAAGGTTTATTGTCGAGGATGGGGATTTTCCGCAGGATATTGATAGAGTTCTGTCATCAGCATTTTTACAAACGGATGCTGCTTTTGCAGAAGCTTGCTCCACAGATGAAGATCTTGCTTCAGGCACCACTGCTTTAGCAGCTCTAGTAATTGGGAG GTCACTGGTGGTGGCCAATGCCGGAGACTGCAGAGCAGTGCTCTGTCGAAGGGGTAAAGCAATTGAGATGTCAAGAGATCACAAACCTGTTTGCTTGAGGGAAAGGCTTCGTATAGAAGCCTCAGGAGGTCATGTATACGATGGCTATCTCAACGGGCAGCTCAACGTTGCTCGTGCATTGGGTGATTGGCACATGGAAGGACTGAAAGGTGAAGATGGCGGACCACTTACAGCAGTGCCTGAGCTCATGACCACGAAGCTCACTGAAGAAGACGAGTTTCTCATCATAGGGTGTGACGGCCTGTGGGACGTGTTTATGAGCCAAAACGCAGTGGATTTTGCTCGTAGAAGACTCCAGGAGCACAATGACCCATCGATGTGCAGCAAGGATCTTGTGGACGAGGCTTTGAAACGAAAGAGTGGAGATAATTTATCGGTTGTTGTGGTCTGCTTCCATCCTGAGCCACCACCCAATTTGGTAGTCCCTCGCGGAAGAGTGCACCGGAGCATCTCCGCTGAAGGTTTGAAGGAGTTGCAGGGCTTCTTGGATGACTTAGATATTTGA
- the LOC121750398 gene encoding pleiotropic drug resistance protein 1-like encodes MEGGDIFRASSARLSSSNIWRNTGMEVFSKSSVEADDEEALKWAALEKLPTNLRIRRGILTEDEGKSREVDIKNLGLVERKNLVERLLQIAEEGNERFLLKLKERIQRVGLDLPTIEVRYEHLSIDADAYVGGRALPTVFNFIANILEGFLSSCRLLPSRKKPLPILHDVSGIIKPGRLTLLLGPPSSGKTSLLLALAGKLDPELKVSGVVTYNGHEMNEFVPQRTSAYISQHDLHIGEMTVRETLAFSARCQGVGARLDMLAELSRREKEANIKPDPDLDVFMKASSIAGQEESVVTDYIIKILGLEVCADTLVGDEMVRGISGGQRKRLTTGEMLVGPARALFMDEISTGLDSSTTFQIVNSIRQTIHILQGTGVISLLQPAPETFDLFDDIILLSDGQVVYHGPREHVLEFFEYMGFRCPERKGVADFLQEVTSKKDQVQYWMRRDEPHSYMSVTEFSEAFQSFHVGRKLGDDLAVPLNKAESHPTALTSDRYGVSKKVLLKACVGREWLLMKRNSFVYIFKLIQIIIMASISMTLFYKTEMPKKTVTDGGIYMGALFYALLMNMFNGFSELAMSIMKLPVFYKQRDLLFFPPWAYSLPSWVLKIPITLVEVAIWVVLTYYTSGYDSDVGRFFKQMLLLICVNQMASALFRLMGALGRNIIVANTFGSCALLTVLVLGGFILSRENIKKWWIWGYWISPLMYGQNAMAVNEFLGKSWSHIPPGSTESVGVSVLRSRGIFTEARWYWIGVGALIGYVFLFNLLCIAALTYLNPFGKPQAVLSEETLAERNAIKSGQHPTQNQNAARENQTVSLGDINPNRKRGMILPFQPLSITFDDIRYAVDMPPEMRVHGIEDERLELLKGVSGAFRPGVLTALMGVSGAGKTTLMDVLAGRKTGGYIEGTIKISGYPKKQETFARIAGYCEQTDIHSPHVTVYESLQFSAWLRLPPDVDAATRKMFIDEVMELVELRPLRDSLVGLPGVNGLSTEQRKRLTIAVELVANPSIIFMDEPTSGLDARAAAIVMRTVRNTVDTGRTVVCTIHQPSIDIFDAFDELLLLKRGGEEIYVGPLGRHSSHLIKYFEGIQGISNIKDGYNPATWMLDITAAAQEAALGVDFTQIYRNSELYMRNKSLIKELSELAPGSRDLHFPKQYSQTFWTQCMACLWKQHWSYWRNPPYTAVRLLFTTFIAVMFGAIFWDLGSKRKRQQDIFNAMGSMYAAVIFLGVQNATSVQPVVAVERTVFYRERAAGMYSALPYAFGQAVVELPNLLVQTLIYGVIVYAMIGFEWTMMKFFWYLFFMYFTLLYFTLYGMMTVAVTPNHNIAAIVSSAFYAVWNIFSGFIVPKTRIPVWWRWYYYVCPISWSLYGLVASQFGDIETMLDTNETVADFIRTYFDFKHDFVGYVAVIIVGISVLFGFIFAFSIRAFNFQKR; translated from the exons ATGGAGGGCGGGGACATATTTAGAGCTAGCAGCGCGCGTTTAAGCAGCTCAAACATATGGAGGAACACAGGGATGGAAGTTTTTTCAAAGTCTTCTGTGGAAGCTGATGATGAAGAGGCCTTAAAATGGGCTGCTCTTGAGAAGCTTCCAACGAATCTTCGTATAAGGAGGGGGATACTTACAGAAGATGAAGGGAAATCGAGGGAGGTTGATATAAAGAATCTTGGATTAGTGGAGAGGAAGAATCTTGTGGAGAGGCTGCTGCAGATTGCAGAGGAAGGGAATGAGAGGTTCTTGCTTAAACTAAAAGAAAGAATTCAGAG GGTTGGTCTTGATCTTCCAACTATTGAAGTTCGATACGAGCATTTAAGCATTGATGCAGATGCCTATGTAGGTGGGAGAGCTCTGCCTACAGTGTTCAACTTCATTGCTAATATCCTGGAG GGATTCTTGAGTAGTTGTCGTCTTCTTCCGAGTAGAAAGAAGCCGTTGCCTATTCTTCATGATGTTAGTGGAATCATCAAACCTGGAAG ACTGACGCTACTGTTAGGGCCACCGAGCTCTGGGAAAACGTCGTTGCTGCTGGCTTTGGCCGGAAAGCTTGATCCGGAGTTAAAA GTGTCTGGAGTAGTGACATACAACGGGCACGAGATGAACGAATTTGTGCCACAAAGGACATCAGCATACATCAGCCAGCATGATTTGCATATAGGAGAGATGACAGTTAGAGAAACACTGGCTTTCTCCGCGAGATGCCAAGGAGTTGGAGCGCGTCTCG ATATGCTGGCTGAGCTGTCAAGAAGAGAGAAGGAAGCAAACATCAAGCCAGATCCTGATCTTGATGTATTCATGAAG GCAAGTTCTATTGCAGGGCAGGAAGAAAGTGTGGTGACAGATTACATAATCAAG ATTTTGGGGCTTGAGGTCTGTGCTGACACTTTGGTTGGCGACGAAATGGTTCGAGGGATTTCAGGAGGGCAGAGAAAGAGACTAACAACAG GGGAAATGCTGGTTGGACCAGCTAGAGCTCTATTCATGGACGAGATATCGACTGGTTTGGACAGCTCAACTACGTTCCAGATTGTGAACTCGATCAGGCAAACCATCCACATTCTACAAGGGACCGGTGTGATCTCACTGCTGCAGCCAGCACCAGAGACGTTCGACTTATTTGATGACATAATCCTTCTATCAGATGGTCAGGTTGTGTATCACGGCCCACGTGAGCACGTGCTAGAATTCTTCGAGTACATGGGATTCAGATGCCCTGAGAGGAAAGGAGTTGCAGATTTCCTTCAAGAA GTGACATCGAAGAAGGATCAAGTGCAGTACTGGATGCGCAGAGACGAGCCTCACAGCTACATGTCTGTGACTGAATTCTCTGAAGCATTTCAGTCCTTTCACGTCGGGAGAAAGCTTGGCGATGACCTTGCTGTCCCTTTGAACAAGGCAGAGAGCCACCCCACTGCTCTCACCAGTGACAGATATGGAGTCAGCAAGAAGGTGCTTCTCAAAGCCTGTGTTGGCAGAGAGTGGTTGCTCATGAAGCGTAATTCTTTCGTCTACATATTCAAGCTGATACAA attatTATCATGGCTAGCATTTCGATGACACTATTTTATAAGACGGAGATGCCTAAGAAGACGGTAACAGATGGTGGGATATACATGGGAGCTCTGTTTTATGCTCTTTTGATGAACATGTTCAATGGATTCTCAGAGCTGGCAATGAGTATAATGAAGCTCCCCGTGTTCTACAAGCAACGGGACCTTCTGTTCTTCCCTCCGTGGGCGTATTCTCTGCCATCATGGGTGCTCAAGATCCCAATCACACTCGTTGAGGTTGCTATATGGGTCGTTTTGACTTACTACACAAGCGGATATGATTCTGATGTGGGAAG ATTCTTCAAGCAAATGCTTCTGCTGATATGTGTGAATCAGATGGCTTCTGCACTGTTTCGTTTGATGGGAGCGCTGGGAAGAAATATCATAGTCGCCAACACATTTGGATCATGCGCGTTGCTCACAGTTCTCGTCTTAGGTGGATTCATTCTATCGCGAG aAAATATCAAGAAATGGTGGATTTGGGGTTACTGGATTTCACCTTTGATGTATGGACAGAATGCCATGGCTGTGAATGAGTTTCTTGGAAAGAGTTGGAGCCAT ATTCCCCCTGGCTCGACAGAATCTGTTGGGGTGTCGGTTTTGAGATCACGTGGGATTTTCACAGAAGCGCGTTGGTACTGGATAGGCGTAGGCGCTCTCATCGGATACGTCTTCCTCTTCAATTTGCTCTGCATCGCGGCTCTCACTTACCTCAACC CATTTGGAAAACCACAAGCTGTATTATCAGAGGAGACATTAGCAGAGAGGAATGCAATCAAAAGTGGCCAACATCCTACACAAAATCAAAATGCAGCAAGAGAAAACCAGACTGTTTCATTAGGAGACATCAATCCAAATAGGAAGAGGGGAATGATTCTACCCTTCCAACCCCTCTCAATCACATTTGATGACATCAGGTACGCGGTAGACATGCCACCGGAGATGAGAGTCCACGGCATTGAAGACGAGCGCCTAGAGCTTCTCAAGGGCGTGAGTGGTGCCTTCAGGCCGGGAGTTTTGACAGCGCTGATGGGCGTGAGCGGGGCAGGAAAGACGACGCTGATGGATGTGCTGGCTGGCAGGAAAACTGGGGGCTACATTGAAGGGACCATCAAGATATCCGGATACCCAAAGAAGCAGGAGACCTTCGCACGCATAGCAGGATACTGTGAGCAGACAGACATCCACTCACCTCATGTCACTGTCTATGAGTCCCTCCAGTTCTCAGCCTGGCTCCGTCTGCCTCCCGATGTCGACGCTGCAACACGGAAG ATGTTCATTGATGAGGTGATGGAGCTAGTGGAGCTCAGACCCTTGAGGGACTCTCTTGTAGGGCTGCCCGGTGTCAACGGCCTCTCAACCGAGCAGAGGAAAAGGCTCACAATTGCAGTGGAGCTCGTGGCCAACCCCTCCATCATATTCATGGATGAGCCAACATCAGGGCTCGATGCAAGAGCAGCTGCGATCGTGATGAGGACAGTCAGGAACACGGTGGACACGGGCAGGACAGTCGTATGCACCATCCATCAGCCGAGCATAGACATCTTCGACGCCTTTGATGAG CTGCTGTTGCTCAAACGAGGCGGGGAAGAGATCTACGTAGGCCCTCTAGGCCGACATTCGTCTCACCTCATCAAATACTTCGAGGGCATCCAAGGAATCAGCAACATCAAAGACGGATACAATCCAGCTACGTGGATGCTTGACATCACTGCAGCAGCACAAGAAGCAGCTCTTGGTGTTGATTTCACTCAAATATACAGAAATTCTGAGCTCTACAT GAGAAACAAATCACTAATCAAGGAACTGAGCGAGCTCGCCCCGGGCTCAAGAGACTTGCACTTCCCAAAGCAATACTCTCAGACATTCTGGACTCAATGCATGGCCTGCCTATGGAAGCAACACTGGTCCTACTGGCGGAATCCTCCCTACACAGCCGTGAGGCTGCTCTTCACCACCTTCATTGCAGTCATGTTCGGAGCCATATTCTGGGACCTCGGCTCAAAAAG GAAAAGGCAACAAGACATCTTCAACGCGATGGGATCCATGTATGCTGCTGTAATATTCCTTGGCGTGCAGAACGCTACATCCGTGCAGCCCGTTGTTGCTGTGGAGAGAACTGTTTTCTACAGAGAGAGGGCAGCAGGGATGTACTCTGCCTTGCCATACGCCTTCGGACAG GCTGTGGTGGAACTCCCAAACCTGCTAGTGCAGACACTGATATATGGCGTGATAGTGTATGCGATGATCGGGTTCGAGTGGACGATGATGAAGTTCTTCTGGTACCTTTTCTTCATGTATTTCACCTTGCTCTACTTCACACTCTACGGGATGATGACGGTGGCCGTCACGCCCAACCACAACATCGCTGCCATCGTCTCCTCCGCCTTCTACGCCGTTTGGAACATCTTCTCCGGGTTCATTGTTCCTAAAACG AGGATTCCGGTATGGTGGAGGTGGTACTACTACGTCTGCCCGATCTCGTGGTCTCTCTACGGATTGGTCGCGTCGCAGTTCGGAGACATCGAGACTATGCTCGACACGAATGAAACGGTTGCAGATTTCATCAGGACTTATTTTGATTTCAAGCATGATTTTGTGGGATATGTGGCTGTTATCATTGTCGGAATAAGCGTCCTCTTTGGCTTCATTTTTGCCTTCTCAATTAGAGCCTTTAATTTCCAAAAGAGATAA
- the LOC121750399 gene encoding probable protein phosphatase 2C 57 isoform X3 codes for MEGTRVIVNNADDDREKCSSGDGRPPIPDSLCGRGAYRHCLDSGGTPPLRTKQVRSRVPDISAEPRRFNGDDGVTEYVPLLRSGAWADVGSRSSMEDAYVCADNMMNDYGLNGSSDMPSAFYGVFDGHGGKHAADFVCHNLPRFIVEDGDFPQDIDRVLSSAFLQTDAAFAEACSTDEDLASGTTALAALVIGRSLVVANAGDCRAVLCRRGKAIEMSRDHKPVCLRERLRIEASGGHVYDGYLNGQLNVARALGDWHMEGLKGEDGGPLTAVPELMTTKLTEEDEFLIIGCDGLWDVFMSQNAVDFARRRLQEHNDPSMCSKDLVDEALKRKSGDNLSVVVVCFHPEPPPNLVVPRGRVHRSISAEGLKELQGFLDDLDI; via the exons ATGGAAGGCACTAGGGTGATTGTCAACAATGCTGATGATGACAGAGAAAAGTGCAGCTCCGGAGACGGGCGGCCGCCGATTCCGGACTCTCTATGCGGCCGGGGGGCCTACCGACACTGCCTGGACTCAGGCGGCACGCCGCCTTTGAGAACTAAG CAGGTGAGGAGCAGAGTACCAGATATTTCAGCTGAACCAAGAAGATTTAATGGAGATGATGGTGTTACTGAATATGTCCCCCTTCTCCGATCAGGAGCATGGGCGGATGTTGGCTCTCGCTCGAGCATGGAAGATGCATATGTTTGTGCAGACAACATGATGAATGACTATGGTTTAAATGGTTCTAGTGACATGCCTAGTGCTTTCTATGGG GTTTTTGATGGACATGGAGGAAAACATGCTGCTGACTTTGTGTGCCATAATTTGCCAAGGTTTATTGTCGAGGATGGGGATTTTCCGCAGGATATTGATAGAGTTCTGTCATCAGCATTTTTACAAACGGATGCTGCTTTTGCAGAAGCTTGCTCCACAGATGAAGATCTTGCTTCAGGCACCACTGCTTTAGCAGCTCTAGTAATTGGGAG GTCACTGGTGGTGGCCAATGCCGGAGACTGCAGAGCAGTGCTCTGTCGAAGGGGTAAAGCAATTGAGATGTCAAGAGATCACAAACCTGTTTGCTTGAGGGAAAGGCTTCGTATAGAAGCCTCAGGAGGTCATGTATACGATGGCTATCTCAACGGGCAGCTCAACGTTGCTCGTGCATTGGGTGATTGGCACATGGAAGGACTGAAAGGTGAAGATGGCGGACCACTTACAGCAGTGCCTGAGCTCATGACCACGAAGCTCACTGAAGAAGACGAGTTTCTCATCATAGGGTGTGACGGCCTGTGGGACGTGTTTATGAGCCAAAACGCAGTGGATTTTGCTCGTAGAAGACTCCAGGAGCACAATGACCCATCGATGTGCAGCAAGGATCTTGTGGACGAGGCTTTGAAACGAAAGAGTGGAGATAATTTATCGGTTGTTGTGGTCTGCTTCCATCCTGAGCCACCACCCAATTTGGTAGTCCCTCGCGGAAGAGTGCACCGGAGCATCTCCGCTGAAGGTTTGAAGGAGTTGCAGGGCTTCTTGGATGACTTAGATATTTGA